A genomic segment from Actinoplanes sichuanensis encodes:
- a CDS encoding nucleotidyltransferase domain-containing protein, with translation MSAEPPVLQQFGTELDGLGWVSDLLVAGSVATGDYIPGVSDLDLVAVTIGPVDRDRRAALSSLHQRVDRSIGVGLKLGCAYIDCDQRENVQTPHPTWTHGQLVDRAVSAVTRAELVRYGYAVFGRAPQALFPPMTGNDIREAARAELTGYWTWAARRPWIWLDPIIADLGLTSMARGRHALRTGDLLTKTRAIEQAAAPPWLVDQLRARRRGEDIPSPRLRTAWIAWRDAHQTTRTADADVAHPHER, from the coding sequence ATGAGCGCCGAGCCGCCTGTCCTCCAGCAATTCGGCACTGAGTTGGACGGGCTCGGCTGGGTCAGCGACCTGCTGGTCGCCGGGTCGGTCGCGACCGGCGACTACATCCCCGGAGTCAGCGACCTCGATCTTGTCGCGGTGACCATCGGCCCGGTCGATCGTGATCGTCGAGCCGCGCTGTCGTCACTGCACCAGCGGGTGGACCGGTCCATCGGCGTCGGCCTGAAGCTCGGCTGCGCCTACATCGACTGCGACCAACGTGAGAACGTCCAAACCCCGCATCCGACATGGACCCACGGACAGTTGGTCGACCGCGCCGTCTCGGCCGTGACCCGTGCTGAACTCGTGCGTTACGGATACGCCGTGTTCGGTCGAGCCCCGCAAGCACTGTTCCCGCCCATGACCGGTAACGACATCCGGGAGGCGGCTCGCGCCGAACTCACCGGGTACTGGACGTGGGCGGCCCGCCGCCCCTGGATCTGGCTCGACCCGATCATCGCCGATCTGGGCCTGACCTCCATGGCGCGGGGACGGCACGCACTACGCACCGGCGACCTGCTCACGAAGACCCGAGCGATCGAACAGGCCGCCGCGCCGCCCTGGCTGGTCGATCAGCTCCGCGCCCGCCGCCGGGGCGAAGACATCCCGTCCCCGCGCTTGCGGACCGCCTGGATCGCCTGGCGTGACGCCCACCAGACCACCCGGACCGCCGACGCCGACGTCGCACACCCCCATGAACGGTGA
- a CDS encoding alpha-hydroxy acid oxidase: MNPVYADFFAGGAGAERTLRDNLAAYDRLRIVPRVLRATGDRDLRTTLFGTELAAPILVAPTAFHLLAHPGGEAATARGVAAAGTVMVVSMAATQPVERIAEAGGPWWFQLYPQPDPAFTAGLVKRVEAAGCRALVVTVDSPVFGRRERDLRNGFTDLPDGLACENMRDDTGRVRDIEMDPALGWDRIGWLRGITGLPILVKGILHPADARLAVGHGVDGVIVSNHGGRQLDGAIATIDALPAVAEAVGGRVPVLVDGGIRRGTDVLIALARGAAAVLVGRPVLDALSTAGADGVRDQLRTLAADLDHVMALAGAKRPADLSPDMVAVAG, from the coding sequence ATGAACCCGGTGTACGCCGACTTCTTCGCCGGTGGGGCCGGTGCGGAACGCACGCTGCGGGACAACCTGGCGGCGTACGACAGGCTGCGGATCGTCCCCCGGGTGCTACGTGCGACCGGCGACCGTGATCTGCGGACCACCCTGTTCGGCACCGAACTGGCCGCCCCGATCCTGGTCGCGCCGACGGCGTTCCATCTCCTGGCGCACCCGGGCGGGGAGGCGGCGACCGCGCGCGGGGTGGCCGCGGCCGGAACCGTGATGGTGGTGAGCATGGCCGCGACCCAGCCGGTGGAGCGGATCGCCGAGGCCGGTGGCCCGTGGTGGTTCCAGCTCTATCCGCAGCCGGACCCGGCGTTCACCGCGGGTCTGGTGAAGCGGGTCGAGGCGGCCGGCTGCCGGGCGCTGGTGGTCACCGTGGACTCGCCGGTGTTCGGCCGCCGCGAGCGGGACCTGCGTAACGGTTTCACCGACCTGCCGGACGGGCTGGCCTGCGAGAACATGCGCGATGACACGGGTCGGGTGCGCGACATCGAGATGGATCCGGCGCTGGGTTGGGACCGGATCGGGTGGCTGCGCGGCATCACCGGGCTGCCGATCCTGGTCAAGGGGATCCTGCATCCGGCGGACGCCCGGCTCGCGGTCGGGCACGGCGTGGACGGGGTGATCGTCTCCAATCACGGCGGACGGCAGCTGGACGGGGCGATCGCCACGATCGACGCGCTGCCGGCGGTGGCCGAGGCGGTCGGCGGGCGGGTCCCGGTGCTGGTCGACGGCGGGATCCGGCGGGGTACCGACGTGCTGATCGCGCTCGCGCGGGGTGCGGCCGCGGTGCTGGTCGGACGGCCGGTGCTCGACGCCCTGTCGACAGCCGGCGCGGACGGCGTACGAGATCAATTGCGGACGCTGGCCGCGGATCTGGACCACGTGATGGCGCTGGCCGGAGCGAAGCGACCGGCCGACCTGAGCCCGGACATGGTGGCGGTGGCCGGATGA
- a CDS encoding NAD(P)-binding domain-containing protein, translating to MSLDYVIIGAGPAGLQLAALLEADGKRDYLVLEGADKPGAFFERYPRHRTLISINKPHTGTDDPELNLRLDWNSLLSDDPELLFTRYTGRYFPDADTMVRYLGDFAARMRLKVRYDARVTRVSRDGDVFTVRAGDTAYTAKRVVVATGVSQTHRPDIPGFELAEGYDTMSTDPQDYLDQRVLILGKGNSAFETADNLMETTTVIHVAGPRSVRLAWRTHFVGHLRAVNNNFLDTYQLKSANAILDGTVRRIERDGDGFKVTFSFARVNEVVKELHYDRVLACTGFRFDASIFDESCRPQLAIDDRFPAQTEAWESVNVPGLFFAGTISQVRDFKKSTSGFIHGFRYAVRALHKILEGTPWPAEKLDGTPEAVTDAVIARVNRTSALWQQFGFLADVVTVGEDGARYHDEVPVDWFVRHGLATADHDYRDAFVVTLEYGPDHDQVDPFDITVARIAQDTPGQAHDAAYLHPVVRHYRDGVLAATHHLAENLENRWDRPEVHVRPLAAFLARALR from the coding sequence ATGTCGCTTGACTACGTGATCATCGGGGCCGGGCCGGCCGGGCTCCAACTGGCCGCTCTGCTGGAGGCCGACGGCAAGCGGGACTATCTGGTTCTGGAGGGCGCGGACAAACCCGGCGCCTTCTTCGAGCGGTATCCACGGCACCGGACGCTGATCTCGATCAACAAGCCGCACACCGGCACCGACGATCCGGAGCTGAACCTGCGGCTGGACTGGAATTCGCTGCTCAGCGACGATCCGGAATTGCTGTTCACCCGCTACACGGGACGCTACTTCCCGGACGCCGACACGATGGTCCGCTATCTGGGCGACTTCGCCGCGCGGATGAGGCTCAAGGTCCGGTACGACGCGCGGGTCACCCGGGTCAGCAGGGACGGCGACGTGTTCACCGTCCGGGCCGGTGACACCGCCTACACCGCGAAACGGGTCGTGGTGGCGACCGGCGTCTCGCAGACCCATCGTCCGGACATTCCCGGGTTCGAGCTGGCCGAGGGCTACGACACGATGTCCACCGACCCGCAGGACTATCTGGACCAACGGGTGCTCATTCTCGGCAAGGGCAATTCCGCGTTCGAGACCGCCGACAACCTGATGGAGACGACCACGGTGATCCACGTGGCCGGTCCCCGTTCGGTGCGGCTGGCCTGGCGCACCCATTTCGTCGGGCATCTGCGCGCGGTCAACAACAACTTCCTCGACACCTATCAGCTGAAATCCGCGAACGCGATCCTCGACGGCACGGTCCGCCGCATCGAGCGCGACGGCGACGGTTTCAAGGTGACGTTCAGCTTCGCGCGGGTGAACGAGGTCGTCAAGGAACTGCACTACGACCGGGTTCTGGCCTGCACCGGGTTCCGTTTCGACGCGTCCATCTTCGACGAATCATGCCGCCCACAGCTGGCGATCGACGACCGTTTCCCGGCACAGACCGAGGCGTGGGAGTCGGTGAACGTGCCGGGCCTGTTCTTCGCCGGCACGATCAGCCAGGTCCGGGATTTCAAGAAATCCACGAGCGGTTTCATTCACGGTTTCCGGTACGCCGTACGAGCGCTCCACAAGATCCTGGAAGGCACGCCGTGGCCGGCCGAGAAGCTGGACGGCACGCCGGAGGCGGTGACCGACGCCGTGATCGCGCGGGTGAACCGGACGTCGGCGCTGTGGCAGCAGTTCGGCTTCCTCGCCGACGTGGTGACGGTCGGCGAGGACGGCGCGCGCTATCACGACGAGGTGCCGGTCGACTGGTTCGTGCGGCACGGCCTGGCCACGGCCGACCACGACTACCGGGACGCGTTCGTGGTGACCCTGGAGTACGGCCCGGACCACGACCAGGTCGACCCGTTCGACATCACCGTGGCCCGCATCGCACAGGACACGCCGGGTCAGGCGCACGACGCCGCCTACCTGCACCCGGTCGTCCGGCACTACCGCGACGGCGTCCTGGCCGCCACGCATCACCTGGCGGAGAACCTGGAGAACCGGTGGGACCGCCCGGAGGTGCACGTCCGACCGCTGGCCGCGTTCCTGGCCCGAGCCCTGCGATGA
- a CDS encoding cytochrome P450 yields MNAVIRLREWIFRRVNGTEGIPVPGPLIGAEHFERVYNDPAADGRSRGAGLSDLFWYWLAPGPQMHQEHLEPGDRYQTVARTTRRVLAVAHARSDELATAATRRVLDTLPRDRVSFVRVRDLFMPVWAEVFHELVFAERCPVEVRELIVANADDVVTALKGLGLRHMRRRDRLTRYLLGRIEAGTCPVTLPAPFTDQETAWYLQGAFFNTAVVQMSEAMAHILLCAAGYRTDLSDDSLDRLIDETLRVHPLFGIAHRITSAPIVVGDVTLPTGSVLLFNYLAFQRTGPAADDTFDPERWKTLTRRQAHFIPYGVTANRACPARGAAPVMLRAATREVLCRFTPASSVRHTRSLPSRGPAYLTPIGRSGPAPGRLLALRRADAVADAGRSVKQLVLGTWMVLDARRQRLCATYFEEARP; encoded by the coding sequence ATGAACGCGGTGATCCGGCTGCGGGAGTGGATCTTCCGGCGGGTCAACGGGACCGAGGGGATTCCGGTTCCCGGGCCGCTGATCGGCGCGGAACATTTCGAGCGGGTCTACAACGATCCGGCCGCCGACGGCCGCAGCCGGGGCGCGGGCCTGTCCGATCTGTTCTGGTACTGGCTGGCGCCGGGCCCGCAGATGCATCAGGAGCATCTGGAACCCGGTGATCGATATCAGACAGTAGCCCGGACCACGCGGAGGGTCCTCGCGGTTGCGCACGCACGCTCGGACGAGCTGGCGACCGCGGCGACCCGCCGGGTCCTGGACACGCTCCCGCGGGATCGGGTGTCGTTCGTCCGGGTGCGGGACCTGTTCATGCCGGTCTGGGCCGAGGTCTTCCACGAGTTGGTCTTCGCCGAACGCTGCCCGGTCGAGGTGCGTGAGCTCATCGTCGCCAACGCGGACGACGTGGTGACCGCGCTGAAGGGGCTGGGCCTGCGGCACATGCGCCGCCGTGATCGGCTGACCCGGTATCTGCTCGGCCGGATCGAGGCCGGGACCTGCCCGGTGACGCTGCCGGCGCCGTTCACCGATCAGGAGACGGCCTGGTATCTGCAGGGCGCGTTCTTCAACACCGCGGTGGTGCAGATGTCCGAGGCGATGGCGCACATCCTGCTCTGCGCCGCCGGCTACCGGACCGACCTGTCCGACGACTCCCTCGACCGGCTCATCGACGAGACGCTGCGGGTGCATCCGCTGTTCGGCATCGCCCACCGGATCACCTCGGCGCCGATCGTCGTCGGCGACGTCACGCTGCCCACCGGTTCCGTGCTGCTCTTCAACTACCTGGCGTTCCAGCGGACCGGCCCGGCCGCCGACGACACCTTCGACCCGGAGCGCTGGAAGACCCTCACCAGACGACAGGCCCATTTCATTCCGTACGGGGTGACGGCGAACCGGGCCTGTCCGGCGCGCGGTGCGGCTCCCGTGATGCTGCGGGCCGCGACCCGGGAGGTGCTGTGCCGGTTCACCCCGGCGTCGTCGGTGCGGCACACCCGTTCGTTGCCCAGCCGTGGCCCCGCCTATCTGACGCCGATCGGGCGGTCGGGCCCGGCGCCCGGCCGTCTGCTCGCGCTGCGCCGCGCCGATGCCGTCGCCGACGCCGGCCGCTCGGTGAAACAGCTGGTGCTCGGCACCTGGATGGTGCTCGACGCCCGCCGCCAGAGACTCTGCGCCACCTATTTCGAGGAGGCCCGCCCGTGA